A single genomic interval of Stieleria maiorica harbors:
- the arsD gene encoding arsenite efflux transporter metallochaperone ArsD, which yields MSSVQIYDRAMCCSTGVCGPQVDPVLPKFAADLDWLKNQGHDVQRFNLAQDAAEFAKNPTVQSMLASEGVECLPLVIVDGRIVSRNEYPTRENLALWTGTSLAPKGALPVAGSGGCCGDTGCC from the coding sequence ATGAGCTCTGTTCAAATCTATGACCGCGCCATGTGCTGCAGCACCGGAGTCTGTGGCCCCCAGGTGGACCCCGTGCTGCCGAAATTTGCCGCCGACCTGGACTGGCTGAAAAACCAGGGACACGACGTCCAGCGATTCAATCTGGCGCAAGACGCGGCCGAGTTCGCCAAGAATCCGACCGTGCAGTCGATGCTGGCCTCCGAAGGCGTCGAGTGCCTGCCGTTGGTGATCGTCGATGGTCGAATCGTCAGTCGCAACGAGTACCCGACCCGCGAAAACCTGGCGCTTTGGACCGGCACTTCGCTGGCCCCCAAAGGCGCGCTTCCAGTGGCAGGCTCGGGCGGTTGCTGCGGCGACACGGGTTGCTGCTAG
- the katG gene encoding catalase/peroxidase HPI translates to MTSINHFARSVTGVVALCIGATGFAQDSPSAVSSGGDGQIISKCPVMGDVPDPSNRHTAAGVFSNGDWWPNQLNLQILHQNSLKSNPMGEGFNYAEEFNKLDLNELKKDVEALMTTSQDWWPADYGHYGPFFIRMAWHSAGTYRVADGRGGAGDGTQRFAPLNSWPDNGNLDKARRLLWPIKQKYGNKISWADLMVFAGNCALESAGFETMGFAGGREDVWEPQQDVYWGPETQWLGDKRYSGDRELQNPLAAVQMGLIYVNPEGPNGKPDPLAAAKDIRETFGRMAMNDEETVALIAGGHTLGKAHGAADPSKFVGPAPEGASLEEQGLGWKNSFGKGNAEDTITSGLEGAWTSTPATWSHGYFENLFEYEWELTKSPAGAHQWTPKDDSAQGTVPDAHVPDKSHAPMMFTTDLALKLDPIYGPISKRFYENPDEFNKAFARAWYKLTHRDMGPVSRCLGPWVAEPQLWQDPVPPVDHELIGADEIAALKTKLLDSGLSISQLVETAWASASTFRDSDKRGGANGARIRLAPQKDWDVNQPAELAKVVQTLEKIQQEFNDNQPGDKRVSLADLIVLGGSAAVEEAAKRAGHDVNVAFSPGRTDATADQTDVEGFAVLEPKADGFRNYFGHKLNRPAEELLVDRANLLSLTAPEMTALVGGLRVLDANADNLRLGVFTERPGTLTNDFFVNLLDLDTTWQKSPICEHFFEGRDRESGDVKWRATSVDLVFGSNSQLRAIAEVYASADGKQKFVEDFASAWSKVMNLDRFDLGPNR, encoded by the coding sequence ATGACCTCGATCAACCATTTCGCTCGTTCCGTGACGGGCGTCGTGGCGCTCTGCATCGGCGCCACCGGGTTCGCACAAGACTCTCCGTCTGCCGTCTCGTCTGGCGGAGACGGTCAGATCATTAGCAAGTGTCCGGTGATGGGCGACGTCCCGGATCCGTCCAACCGACACACCGCGGCCGGCGTCTTTTCCAACGGCGACTGGTGGCCGAACCAGTTGAACCTGCAGATCCTGCATCAGAATTCGCTCAAGAGCAATCCGATGGGCGAAGGGTTTAACTATGCCGAAGAATTCAACAAGCTGGACCTTAATGAGCTGAAGAAGGACGTCGAGGCGTTGATGACGACTTCCCAAGATTGGTGGCCGGCGGACTATGGCCACTACGGCCCGTTCTTTATCCGGATGGCCTGGCACAGCGCCGGGACCTATCGCGTCGCCGACGGACGAGGCGGCGCCGGGGACGGCACACAACGTTTCGCACCGTTGAACAGTTGGCCCGACAACGGCAACTTGGACAAGGCGCGGCGATTGCTTTGGCCGATCAAACAAAAGTACGGCAATAAGATTTCGTGGGCCGACCTGATGGTCTTCGCCGGCAATTGCGCCCTCGAGTCGGCAGGATTTGAGACGATGGGATTCGCTGGCGGTCGCGAAGACGTCTGGGAACCGCAACAAGATGTTTATTGGGGGCCGGAAACGCAGTGGTTGGGCGACAAGCGTTACTCGGGCGATCGCGAACTGCAAAACCCCTTGGCCGCGGTGCAGATGGGACTGATCTATGTCAATCCGGAAGGCCCCAATGGTAAACCGGATCCGCTGGCGGCGGCCAAAGACATCCGTGAAACGTTCGGACGCATGGCGATGAACGACGAAGAAACCGTCGCGTTGATCGCCGGCGGACACACGCTGGGCAAGGCGCACGGTGCTGCAGACCCCAGTAAATTCGTCGGCCCCGCACCCGAAGGCGCTTCACTGGAAGAACAAGGTCTGGGTTGGAAGAACAGCTTCGGAAAAGGCAACGCCGAGGACACCATCACCAGCGGACTGGAAGGTGCTTGGACGTCGACACCGGCCACTTGGTCCCACGGTTACTTTGAAAACCTGTTCGAATACGAATGGGAATTGACCAAGAGCCCCGCCGGCGCGCACCAGTGGACGCCGAAAGACGATTCGGCCCAGGGAACCGTGCCTGACGCTCACGTTCCGGACAAGTCCCATGCCCCGATGATGTTCACGACCGACTTGGCACTCAAACTGGATCCGATCTACGGTCCGATCTCAAAACGATTCTATGAGAATCCCGACGAGTTCAACAAAGCATTCGCGAGGGCCTGGTACAAACTGACACATCGCGACATGGGCCCCGTCTCACGCTGCTTAGGTCCCTGGGTGGCCGAACCACAACTGTGGCAAGATCCCGTGCCGCCGGTCGATCATGAATTGATCGGGGCGGACGAGATTGCCGCGTTGAAAACCAAGCTGCTCGATTCCGGACTGTCGATCTCGCAATTGGTCGAAACCGCATGGGCATCGGCGTCAACCTTCCGCGATAGCGACAAACGAGGTGGAGCCAACGGCGCGCGGATCCGACTGGCGCCTCAAAAGGACTGGGACGTCAATCAGCCGGCGGAGCTGGCGAAGGTCGTCCAGACGCTGGAGAAGATCCAACAGGAATTCAACGACAATCAGCCCGGCGACAAGCGGGTTTCGCTGGCGGATTTGATCGTGCTGGGCGGATCCGCGGCTGTGGAGGAAGCGGCCAAGCGAGCCGGCCATGACGTCAACGTTGCGTTCTCTCCAGGACGTACCGATGCGACTGCGGATCAGACCGATGTCGAGGGCTTCGCCGTTCTGGAGCCGAAAGCCGACGGATTCCGAAACTACTTCGGTCACAAACTGAACCGACCTGCCGAAGAGCTGTTGGTCGACCGCGCGAATCTGCTGTCACTGACCGCACCGGAGATGACCGCCCTGGTCGGCGGCTTGCGCGTGCTCGATGCTAACGCAGACAACTTGAGGCTGGGGGTGTTCACCGAGCGACCGGGGACGTTGACCAATGACTTCTTCGTCAACCTGCTGGACTTGGACACGACGTGGCAAAAGTCGCCGATCTGCGAACACTTCTTCGAAGGCCGTGACCGAGAGAGCGGCGACGTCAAATGGCGGGCGACGTCCGTGGATCTGGTGTTCGGTTCGAATTCGCAACTGCGAGCCATCGCGGAGGTCTACGCCAGTGCCGACGGAAAGCAGAAGTTCGTCGAAGACTTCGCGTCGGCGTGGAGCAAGGTAATGAACCTGGACCGATTTGATCTCGGCCCGAATCGGTAG
- the arsA gene encoding arsenical pump-driving ATPase, producing the protein MDFLQTATRNLFFTGKGGVGKTSMACASAIRLADRGRRVLLVSTDPASNLDEVLATTLRSEPTAVDAVPNLWAMNIDPEQAAGEYRDRMVAPYRGVLPDAAVQSMEEQFSGSCTLEIAAFDEFAKLLGDAQATEEFDHIVFDTAPTGHTLRLLTLPSAWSGFMETNTSGTSCLGPLAGLQAQQELYKKTVEALSDGKRTTLVLVTRPEPSALAEADRTSGELRVLAVTNQHLAINGVFQATDASDPVATAMQSRCDQAIASMPSRLKKLDRTSVPLAARGLVGVDALRQLGVDRSMSDLTAPSEDHTIAHVDNAADSVAMDSLIDTLAAQGHGVIMTMGKGGVGKTTVAAGVALALAERGFPVHLSTTDPAAHVAATIAADQIDGLTVSRIDPEREIEAYREEVMRTAGAELDDQGRALLEEDLRSPCTEEIAVFRAFARAVAEGEDRFVVVDTAPTGHTILLLDSALAYHREVTRQSRQMPESVENLLPRLRDPNFTRVLIVTLPESTPVHEAAKLQDDLRRARIEPFAWVINQSLAPLEITDPVLSGRKAHEKKYIHEVLNQHADQTAIIAWQTTPPTGTNGLRELFLVSTTSG; encoded by the coding sequence ATGGATTTTTTACAGACAGCGACGCGGAACTTGTTTTTCACCGGCAAAGGCGGTGTCGGAAAGACTTCGATGGCCTGCGCCAGTGCGATCCGGCTGGCCGATCGAGGCCGACGCGTGCTGCTGGTGTCGACCGACCCTGCGTCCAACCTGGATGAAGTGCTGGCGACAACACTCCGCAGCGAGCCGACGGCGGTCGATGCGGTGCCGAACCTTTGGGCGATGAACATCGATCCGGAGCAGGCGGCCGGTGAGTACCGCGACCGGATGGTGGCTCCCTATCGCGGCGTGCTGCCCGACGCTGCCGTGCAAAGCATGGAAGAACAGTTTTCGGGATCCTGCACGCTGGAGATCGCGGCCTTTGATGAATTCGCCAAGCTGCTCGGGGACGCGCAGGCCACGGAGGAATTCGACCACATCGTTTTCGACACCGCACCGACCGGTCACACCTTGCGATTGTTGACACTGCCATCGGCGTGGTCGGGATTCATGGAAACGAACACCTCGGGTACTTCCTGTCTGGGACCATTGGCCGGACTGCAAGCACAACAGGAACTCTATAAGAAAACTGTTGAAGCACTCAGCGATGGCAAGCGGACCACGCTAGTCCTGGTCACCCGGCCGGAGCCTTCCGCGCTCGCCGAAGCCGACCGCACCAGCGGAGAGCTTCGCGTGCTCGCCGTGACCAATCAACACCTGGCTATCAATGGCGTCTTTCAGGCAACCGATGCCTCGGATCCCGTCGCCACGGCGATGCAATCCCGCTGCGATCAGGCGATCGCTTCGATGCCGAGTCGCTTGAAGAAACTCGACCGCACTTCGGTCCCGCTGGCTGCCCGAGGCTTGGTCGGTGTCGATGCGCTGCGTCAGTTGGGCGTCGATCGTTCGATGTCTGACTTGACCGCCCCTTCCGAGGACCACACGATCGCGCATGTTGATAACGCTGCTGACTCAGTTGCGATGGATTCGTTGATCGATACGCTGGCCGCCCAAGGGCACGGCGTCATCATGACGATGGGCAAAGGGGGCGTCGGCAAGACCACGGTCGCGGCCGGGGTCGCGCTCGCGCTGGCCGAACGGGGATTTCCCGTGCACCTCTCGACCACGGATCCGGCGGCACATGTTGCCGCGACGATCGCCGCCGACCAGATCGACGGCCTGACGGTCAGCCGCATCGACCCGGAGAGGGAAATCGAGGCGTATCGCGAAGAGGTGATGCGCACCGCCGGCGCGGAACTGGACGACCAGGGGCGTGCGTTGCTGGAGGAAGACCTGCGCTCCCCGTGCACGGAAGAAATCGCGGTGTTCCGAGCGTTCGCACGCGCGGTGGCCGAAGGCGAGGACCGTTTCGTCGTGGTCGACACCGCACCGACCGGGCACACGATCCTGCTGCTCGATTCGGCGCTGGCCTACCATCGCGAGGTGACACGTCAATCCCGCCAGATGCCGGAATCGGTCGAGAACCTGTTGCCGCGGTTGCGCGACCCCAACTTCACGCGGGTGCTGATCGTCACGCTGCCCGAATCGACCCCCGTTCACGAAGCCGCCAAATTGCAGGATGACCTCCGCCGCGCAAGGATCGAACCGTTTGCATGGGTGATCAACCAGTCACTCGCCCCGCTCGAGATCACCGATCCCGTCCTGTCTGGCCGGAAAGCACACGAGAAAAAGTACATTCACGAAGTCTTGAACCAACACGCCGATCAGACCGCAATCATTGCTTGGCAAACGACACCGCCCACCGGGACCAACGGATTACGGGAACTGTTTCTCGTGTCGACGACAAGCGGTTAA
- a CDS encoding GNAT family N-acetyltransferase, translating into MNDNQSESPSPLAVPQLRQALPSDAAAIHALLRPFVMQRLLLSRTHAELIELTRHGFIAMINETPEEGTPPGDAPGNEASSDETAPEEPAQRCVGFSAVEVYSPKLAELQCLAVHPDFQRFGVGKRLVQMCVDRARDLGIMEIMAISSSDRFLENCGFHYSLPDQKRALFQQLRPRPYEDRS; encoded by the coding sequence TTGAACGACAATCAATCCGAATCACCGTCGCCGTTGGCGGTGCCCCAATTGCGACAGGCGCTGCCCAGCGACGCCGCGGCGATCCATGCCCTGCTGCGTCCCTTCGTGATGCAACGGTTGCTGCTGTCACGCACCCATGCCGAACTGATTGAACTCACCCGGCACGGCTTCATCGCCATGATCAATGAAACGCCGGAGGAGGGAACACCGCCCGGCGATGCCCCCGGAAACGAAGCGTCGAGCGACGAAACGGCACCCGAGGAACCCGCTCAACGCTGCGTCGGGTTTTCCGCCGTCGAAGTCTACAGCCCCAAGCTGGCCGAACTGCAATGCCTGGCCGTGCACCCCGATTTCCAACGGTTCGGGGTCGGAAAACGCCTGGTCCAGATGTGTGTCGACCGCGCCAGGGATTTGGGCATCATGGAAATCATGGCCATCAGCTCCTCCGATCGGTTCTTGGAAAACTGCGGCTTCCACTACTCGCTCCCCGACCAGAAGCGTGCTCTGTTCCAACAGCTCCGCCCCCGGCCGTACGAGGACCGGAGTTAG
- the aroE gene encoding shikimate dehydrogenase, translating to MICVSLGRSRHTRMIGEHKHLVEQGAELVELRLDYVGRAVNLKRLMDNRPGPVVMTVRRRQDGGRWTKSEQDRLMLLRSAIVAGAEYVDIEADVAAQIPRYGNTKRIISYHDFSGTPDNLEDLHAAMAEEDADIVKIATMANSFADNVRMFDLIRNAKIPTIGICMGEIGTITRILANRFGAPFTYATYSTDKKMAPGQLNWKEMNSLYDVKNINADTELFGVIADPVAHSYSPLVHNTAFQAEEMNARYLPLRVPQDDLHHFMDSVDKIGLRGISITIPHKERALDYCTQAESSANGIGAINTMVFHEGERLGYNTDYRAAMDCIVELLERKDVPRENALQGVTAMVLGAGGVSRAIAWGLRQRQADVVITSRTEERARLLASEVGCRVVPWEDRHNQKVQLLINGTPVGMHPDVDKSPFNASGLNQFMVVFDTVYNPENTLLVKYAKRAQCRIITGIDMFVRQAAYQFKLFTGKDAPAMLLRKTIKQATNPVQLH from the coding sequence ATGATTTGTGTCAGTCTCGGTCGCAGTCGCCACACCCGGATGATTGGCGAACACAAGCATTTGGTTGAACAAGGCGCCGAACTTGTGGAATTGCGGCTGGACTATGTCGGTCGAGCCGTCAATCTGAAACGTCTGATGGACAATCGACCGGGGCCGGTCGTGATGACCGTTCGACGGCGTCAAGACGGGGGGCGTTGGACGAAAAGCGAGCAGGATCGACTGATGCTGCTGCGATCGGCGATCGTCGCCGGCGCCGAATACGTCGACATCGAGGCTGACGTGGCGGCCCAAATCCCGCGTTACGGCAACACCAAACGCATCATCAGTTACCACGATTTCTCCGGCACCCCGGACAATCTGGAAGACCTGCACGCGGCGATGGCCGAAGAGGACGCCGACATCGTCAAGATCGCGACGATGGCGAATTCCTTTGCCGACAACGTCCGCATGTTCGACCTGATCCGCAACGCCAAAATCCCCACGATCGGGATCTGCATGGGAGAAATCGGAACGATCACCCGTATCCTGGCCAATCGATTCGGCGCCCCGTTCACCTACGCCACCTACAGCACCGACAAGAAGATGGCGCCGGGACAGTTGAATTGGAAGGAGATGAACAGCCTGTATGACGTCAAGAACATCAACGCGGACACCGAGCTGTTCGGGGTGATCGCCGATCCGGTCGCCCATAGTTACAGCCCACTGGTGCACAACACGGCCTTCCAGGCAGAGGAAATGAATGCGCGCTATCTGCCGCTGCGTGTCCCTCAAGATGACCTGCACCACTTCATGGACAGCGTCGACAAAATCGGACTCCGCGGGATCAGCATCACCATCCCCCACAAAGAGCGCGCGTTGGACTACTGCACCCAGGCCGAATCGAGCGCCAACGGGATCGGCGCGATCAACACCATGGTTTTTCACGAAGGGGAACGACTCGGCTACAACACCGACTATCGCGCCGCGATGGACTGCATCGTCGAACTTTTGGAACGAAAAGATGTCCCCCGTGAAAACGCGTTGCAGGGTGTCACCGCGATGGTGCTGGGCGCCGGCGGCGTGTCCCGCGCGATCGCCTGGGGATTGCGGCAGCGCCAGGCCGACGTCGTGATCACCTCGCGTACCGAAGAACGCGCCCGACTGTTGGCCTCCGAGGTCGGTTGCCGCGTCGTGCCCTGGGAAGACCGTCACAATCAAAAGGTCCAACTGCTGATCAACGGGACCCCGGTCGGCATGCACCCCGACGTTGACAAATCGCCCTTCAATGCATCGGGGCTCAACCAGTTCATGGTCGTCTTTGACACCGTGTACAACCCCGAAAACACGCTGCTGGTCAAATACGCCAAACGGGCGCAGTGCCGGATCATCACCGGCATCGACATGTTCGTTCGCCAGGCGGCCTACCAGTTCAAACTGTTCACCGGCAAAGACGCACCGGCAATGCTGTTGCGAAAAACGATCAAGCAAGCGACCAACCCGGTCCAGTTGCACTGA
- the hisI gene encoding phosphoribosyl-AMP cyclohydrolase, which produces MIDVSTAVDFSRGADGLLPVIAQDAENDRVLMMAWMNEDALRETLATGQAVYYSRSRKSLWRKGETSGHRQRVKEIRVDCDRDTILLRVEQTGAACHEGYESCFFRSVDPQDASLTVVDPRLVDPKEVYGK; this is translated from the coding sequence GTGATCGATGTCTCCACCGCTGTTGATTTCTCTCGTGGCGCCGACGGACTGTTGCCGGTGATCGCGCAGGACGCCGAGAACGACCGCGTCTTGATGATGGCGTGGATGAACGAAGACGCGCTGCGAGAGACCTTGGCAACCGGCCAGGCGGTTTATTACAGCCGCAGCCGAAAATCGCTGTGGCGGAAAGGCGAAACCAGCGGACACCGCCAACGTGTCAAAGAGATTCGCGTGGATTGTGATCGCGACACGATCCTGTTGCGGGTCGAACAAACCGGCGCCGCCTGCCACGAAGGCTATGAGAGCTGTTTCTTTCGCTCGGTCGACCCCCAAGATGCCTCGCTGACGGTCGTCGACCCGCGGTTGGTCGACCCGAAAGAGGTTTATGGCAAGTAG
- a CDS encoding outer membrane protein assembly factor BamB family protein — protein MELSPVESTSRRSDAGGRRFFCRLGFSLVGLIGFAVFGSVCSAADWRFPRGDAAASGATTAQLPDELAVAWEFTADDAIESTPIVVGDRVFVADVMGKIYCLARGDGQQRWRKDFGTGFLASPVIAGERLVIGDYDGNVYAISAADGTELWTATTEGEISGSAAIFEDKVLVACQDGKLYCFELATGKPVWTYAAEDQIQCSPTIAGDRTFLGGCDAKLHVVDLKTGEADGDAMPLEGPTGSTPAVRGDLAILPTHDGSVFAFDWKNKQQRWRYEDPLQAQEYRNSAAISADVAVVSSQRKQVDAIDLKTGKRLWRHTLRRFADASPVIAGADVWIPATDGRLLRLALADGSVKWTYEIRGSFVAGVAVTDSELFVADDEGVVRCFRGK, from the coding sequence ATGGAATTGTCCCCTGTTGAATCGACCTCCCGACGCAGTGACGCGGGCGGTCGGCGGTTTTTTTGCAGACTCGGATTCTCCCTCGTCGGCTTGATTGGTTTTGCCGTTTTCGGAAGCGTTTGCTCGGCTGCGGACTGGCGTTTTCCGCGCGGCGACGCGGCGGCATCCGGAGCGACGACGGCACAGTTGCCCGATGAGTTGGCGGTGGCATGGGAATTCACTGCCGACGATGCGATCGAATCGACGCCGATCGTCGTCGGTGACCGCGTCTTTGTCGCCGATGTGATGGGCAAAATCTATTGCCTGGCTCGCGGCGACGGACAACAGCGGTGGCGAAAGGATTTCGGGACCGGATTCCTGGCCTCGCCCGTGATCGCCGGAGAGCGACTGGTCATCGGGGATTATGACGGCAACGTCTACGCGATCTCCGCCGCAGACGGTACGGAGCTTTGGACCGCGACCACCGAAGGCGAAATCAGCGGTTCGGCGGCGATTTTCGAGGACAAGGTCTTGGTCGCCTGCCAGGACGGCAAACTTTACTGTTTCGAATTGGCGACGGGAAAGCCGGTTTGGACCTATGCCGCCGAAGACCAGATCCAATGTTCGCCCACGATCGCGGGCGACCGGACCTTTCTGGGCGGCTGCGACGCCAAATTGCATGTGGTGGATCTGAAGACGGGCGAGGCCGACGGGGACGCGATGCCGCTGGAGGGGCCGACGGGCAGCACGCCGGCCGTCCGCGGTGACCTGGCGATCTTGCCGACCCATGACGGTTCGGTGTTCGCGTTTGACTGGAAGAACAAGCAACAGCGATGGCGCTACGAGGACCCCCTGCAGGCACAAGAGTATCGCAACAGCGCAGCGATCTCCGCGGACGTCGCCGTTGTCAGCAGCCAGCGCAAACAGGTCGATGCGATCGATTTGAAAACGGGAAAGCGGCTTTGGCGACACACGCTGCGGCGGTTTGCCGACGCATCGCCGGTGATCGCCGGTGCGGATGTTTGGATCCCGGCGACCGACGGTCGTTTGTTGCGATTGGCGTTGGCCGACGGAAGCGTGAAATGGACCTACGAGATCCGCGGCAGCTTTGTCGCCGGCGTCGCCGTCACCGACAGCGAGTTGTTCGTCGCCGATGACGAAGGCGTGGTGCGCTGCTTTCGGGGCAAGTGA
- a CDS encoding ArsR/SmtB family transcription factor, with translation MAKKQSQTKCDPSSVKLKADPTADELAKLAWAIAHPARVQIVRLLIGREACMCGEIVDCLPLAQSTVSQHLKILKESGLIQGEVDGPKVCYCVNTKRLKQLKRLVAGL, from the coding sequence ATGGCCAAGAAACAGTCTCAAACGAAATGCGACCCCTCCTCGGTGAAGCTCAAGGCGGACCCGACGGCGGATGAATTGGCGAAGCTGGCATGGGCCATCGCCCATCCGGCCAGGGTCCAGATCGTGAGACTGTTGATCGGCCGCGAGGCCTGCATGTGCGGTGAAATCGTCGACTGCTTGCCCCTGGCCCAGTCGACCGTCTCGCAACACCTGAAAATCCTCAAAGAGTCCGGCCTGATCCAAGGCGAAGTCGACGGACCGAAGGTCTGTTACTGCGTCAACACGAAGCGACTGAAACAACTGAAACGATTGGTGGCGGGACTCTAA
- a CDS encoding redoxin domain-containing protein — translation MAVAAALFAGLPPEAWAQSPTAAQALALKPLQPDATYETVPADAVAKCTVNDITEAGQNGWEVVAADGQMLRRFVDTNGDKKIDLWSYFNYGVEAYRDIDADFNGKADQYRWLGNSGTRWGLDQDEDGRIDSWRRISAEEVSAEVVAALRDKDPRRFVRLLATPSELKALGLGEAKLAELEMKAKLAARNFAELAKNQTVIGPDTEWLQFAAPAPGLVPEGTGGSTKDVVVYENVVAMYENGGQSGQLMVGTLVQVDDRWRMVTLPNVGSEDGALTQTGGLFFTPGGVATAAMPSTDSGLQDLVTQLESLDKKLASAGEAGLPALHAARAELVEKLITASGNDEDRATWTRQLVDTVSVAVQSGQYPSGLDRLKTVSGKFARSNEALAAYADYQAIQADYFLKQTPDADFEKVQTWYLQTLADFVDSHPRTIEAAQAMLQLALAKEFEDNEKDALAYYRKVRDGYKGTEAGEKAAGAVQRLESVGRKIELEGATLDGKTFKLSALRGRPVVIHYWATWCEPCKQDMKLLSRLQGRYKRQGLTLVGINVDARRADAEGFVRENRLPWIQLFEEGGLESSRLSKAFGVQTLPTMMLVDKDGTVVRHNVRAAELDAAIEEMVK, via the coding sequence TTGGCAGTCGCGGCGGCATTGTTTGCCGGGCTGCCCCCCGAGGCGTGGGCGCAAAGCCCCACTGCGGCCCAGGCGCTCGCACTCAAACCGCTTCAGCCCGACGCAACGTATGAGACCGTTCCGGCCGACGCCGTCGCCAAATGCACCGTCAACGACATCACCGAGGCCGGCCAAAATGGCTGGGAAGTGGTCGCTGCGGACGGCCAAATGCTGCGCCGGTTCGTCGACACCAACGGCGACAAGAAGATTGATTTGTGGTCGTACTTCAACTACGGGGTGGAGGCCTATCGCGACATCGATGCGGATTTCAACGGGAAAGCCGACCAGTATCGCTGGCTGGGCAACAGCGGCACCCGCTGGGGCCTGGACCAGGATGAAGACGGCCGGATCGATTCCTGGCGACGAATTTCCGCCGAAGAAGTCTCCGCCGAAGTCGTCGCGGCACTCCGCGACAAGGACCCGCGGCGGTTCGTCCGCCTGCTTGCCACGCCGTCGGAGTTGAAGGCGTTGGGGCTGGGCGAAGCCAAGCTGGCCGAACTGGAGATGAAAGCGAAGCTGGCCGCCCGCAATTTTGCCGAACTGGCCAAGAACCAAACCGTGATCGGGCCCGATACCGAATGGTTGCAATTCGCCGCCCCGGCGCCCGGGTTGGTTCCCGAGGGGACCGGCGGTTCGACCAAAGACGTCGTGGTCTACGAAAACGTCGTCGCGATGTACGAAAACGGCGGCCAGAGCGGCCAGTTGATGGTCGGGACGCTGGTTCAGGTCGACGACCGCTGGCGAATGGTCACCCTGCCCAACGTCGGCAGCGAAGACGGCGCGTTGACGCAAACCGGCGGGCTGTTCTTTACGCCCGGCGGCGTCGCGACAGCCGCAATGCCGAGCACCGATTCCGGGCTCCAGGATCTGGTCACCCAGCTCGAGTCGCTGGACAAAAAACTGGCGTCCGCCGGAGAAGCCGGGTTGCCCGCGTTGCATGCCGCCCGCGCCGAATTGGTCGAAAAGCTGATCACCGCCAGCGGCAATGACGAAGACCGGGCGACCTGGACGCGTCAATTGGTTGACACCGTCAGTGTCGCGGTGCAAAGCGGGCAGTACCCCAGCGGACTGGACCGCTTGAAAACCGTTTCCGGTAAATTCGCACGCTCCAACGAGGCGTTGGCGGCCTATGCCGATTACCAGGCGATCCAGGCGGATTACTTCCTGAAACAAACACCGGACGCGGATTTCGAAAAGGTCCAAACGTGGTACCTGCAAACCCTGGCCGACTTTGTCGATTCGCATCCCCGCACGATCGAAGCCGCCCAGGCGATGCTGCAACTGGCGCTGGCCAAAGAGTTTGAAGACAACGAGAAAGACGCCCTGGCGTACTACCGCAAGGTGCGCGACGGCTACAAGGGCACCGAAGCGGGCGAGAAAGCAGCCGGTGCGGTCCAGCGGCTGGAATCCGTGGGACGCAAAATCGAACTCGAGGGTGCCACGCTGGACGGAAAGACGTTCAAACTCTCGGCGCTTCGCGGCCGGCCGGTGGTCATCCACTACTGGGCCACCTGGTGCGAACCGTGCAAGCAGGACATGAAGCTGCTGAGCCGTTTGCAGGGCCGCTACAAGCGGCAAGGGTTGACGCTGGTCGGCATCAACGTCGACGCCCGTCGCGCTGACGCCGAGGGCTTTGTCCGCGAAAACCGTCTGCCCTGGATCCAGCTGTTCGAAGAAGGCGGCCTGGAATCCAGCCGGCTGTCAAAGGCCTTCGGCGTGCAAACGTTGCCGACGATGATGCTGGTCGACAAAGATGGCACCGTCGTTCGGCACAACGTCCGAGCCGCCGAGCTGGACGCCGCGATCGAAGAGATGGTGAAGTAA